In the Topomyia yanbarensis strain Yona2022 chromosome 3, ASM3024719v1, whole genome shotgun sequence genome, one interval contains:
- the LOC131689746 gene encoding putative inactive tyrosine-protein kinase Wsck codes for MLKTSSSSKLRVRSALVTGVVSWLIFGWSLVEGQKGSFFGCYQRDRSGRLEIITDHLDTCVSHCELHFYRYAALSDKQCLCLNVIRTQVIEDKECNVSCLQPPENSCGGQTAQSFYDTGVEVAGPVKNLRLLDIETDSSIKIAWDPPVADGVVVEEYEISASAISTHANYGLYPVTWTAQNSSQSFELSNLTPGTRYNITVTSLSEKGRGGMQSFVAETEIGIPDPEPEEPLILRRLDSTIQIEIQKAVNNYGPVNYYRVVVHYVNDDLVQQFDENLLDTFQKSKEKGVPYYIAAEVEMKGESLLFTVGDGRLYRNYFNPPIPPRAHVHISIGIVSILHGVIKLRYATTTHEQHQHPDHHHVNSTNVPERNEALITVLTVACVLFGIVLLASIILYIYLRYKTPTNGRPLSDHHEMVLQGPILEVENNGYLPDIYEQRGFEAELHDIIDSLPHHKKHGRKYLTLEINNIIGSGNYGDVLKGSLQRDGVDLAAQVHVISDDMDKIDQIAFLNEFRRFIKLESHSNVLQLYGVCVTPDWCYVLFEDMQITLKQTLLNARIPNNVNSPKFSTISEEILINLLCLVCDGMQYLVENNIVSKKLCARTIYVNTKFEVKVSAFGSPLYGENDQQIEIIRWNAPEVIKFQNHTTKSDVWSFGLLIWECCCLGATPFGTTTVENLFASIRAGNRPEKPLFIFDDLYQMCLNCWDLDASDRPEFDDISRYLRQTLPMLRYMLSFERDQSVQLPPYLPHLELKR; via the exons ATGCTAAAAACAAGTTCgtcatcaaaattgcgggtgcgATCAGCACTAGTAACAGGCGTGGTCAGTTGGCTTATCTTCGGTTGGAGCTTGGTGGAAGGGCAGAAGGGGTCGTTTTTTGGCTGCTACCAGCGGGATCGGTCGGGTCGGCTGGAAATTATAACCGATCATTTGGACACCTGTGTGAGTCATTGTGAGCTCCATTTTTACAG ATACGCAGCACTTTCGGATAAGCAATGTCTTTGTCTAAATGTGATTCGAACCCAAGTGATCGAGGACAAGGAATGTAACGTTTCTTGCCTTCAACCTCCAGAAAATAGCTGTGGTGGTCAAACCGCACAAAGTTTCTATGATACGGGCGTTGAAGTTGCCGGTCCTGTAAAGAATTTGAGACTTCTGGATATAGAAACAGATAGTAGTATAAAAATAGCGTGGGACCCACCCGTCGCTGATGGAGTAGTCGTGGAAGAGTACGAGATCAGTGCCAGTGCTATTTCAACCCATGCTAATTACGGATTGTATCCAGTCACCTGGACGGCTCAAAATAGTTCGCAAAGCTTTGAATTATCAAATCTGACTCCAGGGACGCGCTATAACATTACCGTTACGTCATTATCTGAGAAAGGTCGCGGAGGAATGCAATCGTTCGTAGCCGAGACTGAAATCGGCATACCGGATCCAGAGCCGGAGGAGCCATTAATACTGCGCCGATTGGATTCTACAATTCAAATCGAAATCCAGAAAGCAGTTAACAATTACGGTCCTGTGAACTACTATCGGGTGGTGGTTCACTACGTGAATGACGATTTGGTACAgcaatttgatgaaaacttgcTGGATACATTCCAGAAGTCGAAGGAAAAGGGGGTGCCCTATTACATAGCAGCCGAGGTTGAAATGAAA GGCGAATCATTGCTCTTCACGGTAGGGGACGGTCGACTCTATCGTAACTATTTTAATCCGCCAATACCTCCACGTGCACACGTTCACATTTCGATCGGCATTGTAAGCATTCTACATGGAGTGATCAAGCTTCGCTACGCCACTACAACGCACGAACAGCATCAGCATCCGGACCATCACCACGTGAACTCCACTAATGTCCCTGAGCGCAACGAGGCCCTCATAACCGTGCTGACCGTAGCATGTGTGCTTTTTGGAATCGTTCTTCTAGCCAGTATTATCTTGTATATCTACCTTCGTTACAAAACCCCAACCAACGGTCGTCCTTTGTCCGATCATCATGAAATGGTTCTGCAGGGACCAATTCTGGAGGTAGAGAATAATGGTTACCTTCCCGATATCTACGAACAGCGTGGGTTTGAGGCTGAATTGCATGATATTATAGATTCTCTACCCCATCACAAAAAGCATGGACGAAAGTATCTTACATTGGAGATTAATAACATTATTGGATCGGGTAACTACGGTGATGTGCTCAAGGGCAGCCTGCAACGAGATGGTGTTGATCTTGCAGCTCAAGTTCATGTCATTTCCGATGATATGGACAAAATAGATCAAATTGCATTTTTGAACGAATTCCGACGGTTTATTAAATTGGAGAGTCATTCGAATGTGCTACAGCTTTACGGTGTCTGTGTTACTCCGGATTGGTGCTACGTACTATTTGAAGACATGCAAATCACATTAAAACAAACGCTGCTTAACGCACGGATACCAAATAACGTCAACAGTCCAAAGTTTTCCACAATTTCCGAGGAAATTTTAATCAACCTACTGTGCCTTGTCTGTGACGGAATGCAATATTTAGTTGAGAATAAT ATTGTCAGCAAGAAGCTTTGCGCGCGAACCATCTACGTGAACACAAAATTCGAAGTTAAAGTAAGTGCCTTCGGATCACCATTGTATGGAGAAAATGATCAGCAGATCGAAATAATTCGTTGGAATGCTCCAGAAGTAATAAAATTCCAGAACCACACAACCAAAAGTGACGTGTGGTCATTTGGACTGCTCATATGGGAGTGTTGTTGTTTGGGGGCCACTCCGTTCGGGACAACTACTGTTGAGAATCTCTTCGCCAGCATACGCGCTGGTAATCGGCCAGAAAAACCGCTCTTCATATTTGATGATCTGTATCAGATGTGCCTTAACTGTTGGGATCTGGATGCCAGTGATCGGCCGGAGTTTGACGATATCAGCCGCTATTTGCGCCAGACTTTGCCCATGCTACGCTACATGCTATCGTTCGAACGTGATCAAAGCGTGCAGCTTCCACCGTACTTACCACACTTGGAGCTGAAACGCTGA
- the LOC131687971 gene encoding uncharacterized protein LOC131687971, whose translation MEEGFTKVDNKSPLLKDATKYRSLVGALLYIAVCARPDIAVSASILGRNVSAPREDNWVAAKRVARYLKTTKHLHLQYGNTTGKLIRYSDADWAHDNKTRKSTTGNIFLYTGAAISWVSRLQGCVTLSFMESEYVALSEAIQEAVWLRKLLEDFGEPQIDPVIIFEGNQSCIKFVGSKRISRRSKHIETRKYFVKQLCDDSVLKLVYCPAEEMVADALTKLLGRIKL comes from the coding sequence ATGGAGGAAGGGTTCACGAAGGTTGACAATAAAAGTCCACTTCTGAAGGATGCAACCAAATACAGGAGTCTAGTTGGAGCTTTGTTGTACATTGCGGTATGTGCCAGACCGGACATAGCAGTGAGCGCATCGATACtcggaaggaatgttagtgcacCACGAGAGGACAATTGGGTAGCGGCCAAACGTGTGGCCCGTTATTTAAAGACAACGAAACACTTGCACTTACAGTACGGAAATACGACCGGAAAACTAATCAGGTATTCCGATGCGGACTGGGCTCATGATAACAAAACCCGGAAGTCAACAaccggaaatatttttttgtatactGGTGCAGCGATATCTTGGGTAAGTCGTCTACAAGGTTGCGTAACTTTGTCATTCATGGAGTCTGAGTACGTTGCTCTGAGCGAGGCCATTCAAGAGGCAGTTTGGCTTCGAAAGCTGCTTGAAGACTTTGGCGAACCACAGATAGATCCTGTTATAATATTTGAGGGCAACCAAAGCTGCATTAAGTTCGTTGGATCAAAAAGAATCAGTCGGCGATCGAAGCACATAGAAACCAGGAAATATTTCGTGAAGCAATTGTGCGACGACAGTGTGCTGAAACTGGTCTACTGTCCTGCTGAGGAGATGGTAGCTGATGCACTTACCAAACTGCTGGGTAGGATCAAGTTGTAA